The genomic window GCCACGAGGTCGATTTCGACTTCGGGCCATCGGCGTCGGAATTCGTCCATTACGGGCATCAGCCAGTCGAAGCAGGTGTGGCACTCCAGCACCACGCGCAGTTCGCCCCGGGTATCGCTCTTCAGGCGCAGCAGGTCGCGCTCGGCGGCGCTGATGGCGGCCAGCGCCTCGCGCGCCAGCGCCAGCAGCCGTTCCCCGGCCGGCGTGAAGCGCAGCCCTTGCCGCGTGCGATCGAACAGCGCCATGCCGTAGTGCGCCTCGATGGCCTTGATCTGGTGCGACAACGCCGACTGGCTCACATGCACGCGCTCGGCGGCCGTGGCGAGCTTGCCCGAATCGGCAATGGCCACCAGCGACCGGAAATGCCGGACTTCGATCATCGCCCCACCCCTGTGACTTGAATGAAATTCATACTTTGTTTAAAACATCTCGCTTGATTCATTCTAGCCGGGAATCGACACTGTGCGCCACGACAGACATCACCGGAGCACAGGCATGGCACAGACACACGTTTTGGGATTTCCGCGCATCGGCGCACGGCGCGAGCTGAAGTTCGCGCAGGAAGCGTTCTGGCGCGGCGAGACCTCGGAGGCCGCCCTGCGCGAAACCGGCGCCACGCTGCGCCGCCGCCACTGGCAGTTGCAGGCCGATGCCGGGCTGGCCACGGTCGCGGCCGGCGACTTTGCCTGGTACGACCAGATGCTGGGCCTGACCACGCTGCTGGGCGCCCTGCCCGCCCGCTTCGGCTTCGATGCCGCCGCGCTGACGCTGGCGCAGTACTTCGCGCTGGCCCGCGGCAACGCCGAGCAGCCGGCCATGGAAATGACCAAGTGGTTCGATACCAACTACCACTACATCGTCCCGGAACTGGACGCCGACAGCAGGTTCGATGGCGGCACGACGTGGTTCTTCGACGACATCGACGAGGCGCTGGCGCAGGGCCTGCCGGTGCGTCCGGCGCTGATCGGGCCGGTAACCTACCTGTGGCTGTCCAAGTCCCACGTGGCCGGTTTCGACCGCCTGACGCTGCTGCCGAAGGTGGTGGAGGCGTATCGGCGCATCCTGTCGCAACTGCACGCCCGCGGCATCGAATGGGTCCAGATCGACGAACCCGCGCTGTGCCTGGACCTGCCGCCCGCCTGGCGCGACGCCTACGACCACGCCTACGCGGCGCTGGCCGATAGCGGCGTCAAGCTGCTGCTGGCGACCTACTTCGACACCGCCGAGGACCACGCCGCCCGCGTGGCCACGCTGCCGGTCCACGGCTTTCATATCGATCTCGTGCGCGCCCCGCAGCAACTGCAGGCGTGGCTGGCCGTGCTGCCGGCCACGGCCGTGCTGTCGGCCGGTGTGATCGACGGCCGCAACATCTGGCGCGCCGACCTGCGCAAGGTGCTGGCCACGGTGGCGCCGCTGCACGCGAAGCTGGGCGACCGGCTCTGGCTGGCACCGTCCTGCTCGCTGCTGCACGTGCCGGTGTCGCTGGACGCCGAGACGCGGCTCGATCCCGAACTCCGAAGCTGGCTGGCCTTCGCCACCGAGAAACTCGACGAGTTGCACACGCTGGCCACCGCGCTCGTGCATGGCGAGGCCGCCGTGGCAGACAAGCTGGCCGCCGCCGATGCCGCGCTGGCATCGCGCCGCTCCTCGCGCCGCGTGGTGAACCAGCAGGTACAGAAGCGCCTGGCCGCCGTGACGGCCGACATGGCCGAGCGCGCCAGCCCGTTCGACCATCGCATCGTGCGGCAACGCGACGCGCTGAAGCTGCCGCCGCTGCCCACCACGACGATCGGATCGTTCCCGCAGACGCCCGCCATCCGCCAGACCCGCGCCGCCTACAAGCGCGGCGACATCGGCGCGCTGGAGTATCTGGAACGCATTCGCGGCGAGATCGAGCTGGCCGTGCGCAAGCAGGAGGCGCTGGGCCTGGACGTGCTGGTCCACGGCGAGGCCGAGCGCAACGACATGGTCGAGTACTTCGGCGAGCAGCTTTGCGGCTATGCGTTCACCGAGAACGGCTGGGTGCAGAGCTACGGCTCGCGCTGCGTCAAGCCGCCCGTGATCTTTGGCGACGTCTACCGGCCGGAGCCGATGACCGTCGATACCGCGCGCTTCGCCCAGTCGCTGACCGACAAGCCGATGAAGGGCATGCTGACTGGCCCCGTGACGATGCTGCAGTGGTCGTTCGTGCGCGACGACCAGCCGCGCGCGCAGACCGCCCGCCAACTGGCGCTGGCCATCCGCGACGAGGTGTGCGACCTGGAAGCGGCCGGCATCCGCGTGATCCAGATCGACGAACCGGCGCTGCGCGAGGGGCTGCCGCTGCGGCAGGCGGACTGGGCCGCGTACCTGGAGTGGGCGGTCCAGGCGTTCCGGCTGTCGGCGTCGGGCGTGGGCGACGAGACGCAGATCCACACCCACATGTGCTACGCCGAGTTCAACGACATCCTGCCCGCCATCGCCGCGATGGACGCCGACGTGATCACGATCGAGACCTCGCGCTCGGCCATGGAGCTGCTGGAAGGCTTTGGCGCGTTCGACTACCCGAACGAGATTGGGCCGGGCGTCTACGACATCCATTCGCCGCGCGTGCCGACCGTGTCCGCCATGACCCGGCTGCTGGAGCGCGCCTGCGAGGTAATTCCGCCGGAACGGCTGTGGGTCAACCCCGACTGCGGATTGAAGACGCGCGGCTGGCCCGAGACCGAGGCAGCCCTGGCCAACATGGTCAGCGCGGCGCGCGCGCTGCGGCAGACGCTGGCCGGACAGGCGGGCACCCAGTGGAAGCGCGCCAGCCGGCCGGCGGCGGGTGTGGCGCATGCCGCCGGCAGCCATGTGCACGGCGCCGCCTGCGGGCCGTCTTGCACCGGGCAGGCGGCGCTGTAGGCCGACGCAAACCGGCTGAGCTTATGCGCTGAAGCGCACGTTGCGTCGCTGTGTCGCATGGCGCGGCGGCGTGCGTCTTCGTATGCTTCGGGTCGAGCCAAACAAGAACATGCGAGCCACGCCGGCCACTGGCGTGGGACTCGACCCAGCGAATGAAACGAGCCACACCTTGGCGCCGCGTCGCGGTGCTGCCTGCCGCCGCGCTGACCTGCGCGGCGTTTGCCCAGTCCGCGACGGTCCCCGGCGCGGAATCTTCATCCATCCAGACCCTTCCCACCGTTACCGCCACCGCGCAGGCCGTCGGCTCGCTGACCGCGCCGGGCCTGGCCCGGCAGCGCCAGTCGCTGTTCCAGTCGGCCGGCTCGGTCGGCTTTGTCGAGGCGCAGTCGTTTGCCAACACTTATGCGTACGACCTGCGCGACGTGCTGAAGGACTCGCCCGGCGTCTACGTGCAGGACCGCTACGGCCAGGAACTGCGGCTGTCGGTGCGCGGCTCCGGCGTGGCGCGCGGGTTTCACACGCGTGGCATCGAGATCCTGCAGGACGGCGTGCCGACCAACTTTGCCGATGGCAGCGGCGACTTCTACCAGATCGATCCGCTGTCGCTGACCGCCGCCGAGGTCTACAAGGGCGGCAACGGCCTGGCCTACGGCAGCACCACGCTGGGCGGGGCGATCAACTTCACCACGCCCACCGCGCTGACCGCCGAGGCGCCCAACATGGTGCGCGTGGACGGCGGGAGCTTCGGCACGATCCGCGGCAGCGGGCAGGTCTCGCGCCAGATCGGCCAGTGGGACTTCCTGGCCAACGCCACGGTCAGCCACGCCGAAGGCTGGCGCAACCACGAGCGCGGCCAGTACGAGCAGATCAACGCCAACGTGGGCTACCGCTTCAGCCCGGCCGTGGAGACGCGGTTCTACTTCGGCGCCTACATCGTCGACCAGCTGCTGCCCGGCGCGCTGACGCTGAACCAGGCGCTGACCACGCCGCGCATGGCGTCGGCCAGCGCGCTGGCGGGCGACCAGGCGCGCAACACCCGCACCGAGCGGCTGGCCAACGTCACCAGCATCCGGCTCGACAACGGCCAGATCGACTTCACGACGTGGGGCATCCACAAGAGCCTGTACCACCCGATCTTCCAGGTGGTGGACCAGGACAGCTGGACGTACGGGTTCGCGCCGCGCTACACCGGTACGTTCACGCTGGGCGGCATGCGCAACCAGCTGATCGCCGGCGCGCGGTTCTTCGGCGGCAACAACAACGCGCGGCAGTACGTCAACGTGAATGGAGACCGGGGCGCGCAGACGCTGAACGCCCGGCAGGACGCCTACAACTACGAGGCGTACCTGGAAGACCGCCTGTACGTGCTGCCCACCGTGGCGCTGATGGCCGGCGCCAAGGCCTACCGCAACCGGCGCGAGTACACCGACTTCGGCGGCCTGCCGGCCAATCCCGCCGCCAAGTCGGACGCCACCACGTTCAGCGGCGTCAACCCGAAGTTTGGCGTGCTGTGGGAGCCGAAGCCGGACATCCAGGCGTTCGTCGACATCACGCGCAGCGCCGACGTGCCGGACTTCTCGGACCTGAACCAGACCATCGGCACCACGCAGCAGTTCGTGCCGCTGGCCGCCCAGCACGGCTGGACGCTGGAACTGGGCACGCGCGGCAAGTGGGACCGCTTTGCCTGGGACGTGACCGCCTACCGGTCGCTGCTGCGCGACCAGTTGCTGCAGTACACGGTCAGCGCCGACATCCCGGCGTCGACGTTCAACGCCGGCAAGACGGTGCTGCAGGGGGTGGAACTGGGCGCCAGCGCCGAGCTGCTGCGCGACGTCGCCGCCCGGGGCGACAAGGTGACCGTGTCGCAGATCTGGAACTACAGCGACTTTCGCTTCGACAACGACCCGGTGTACGGCAACAACCGCATCGCCGGGGTGCCGAAGCACGTGCTGCGCACCACGCTGGCCTACAGCCGCAACAGCCGCCTGCGCGTGGCCGGCACGATCGACTGGGTGCCCAGCGGGGCCTATGTCGACTACGCCAACACGCTCAAGGTGCCGTCGTACGTGCTGTTCGGCATCGAGGCCAGCTACGAGTTCGAGCGCGGCGTGACGCTGTTCCTCGACGCCCGCAACCTGGCCGACAAGCGCTACATCAGCGACTTCAGCACCGTCACCGACGCGCGCACGGCCAACACGTCGGTGTTCTACCCCGGCGTTGGCCGCGCGTTCTATGCCGGGGTGCGGTACCGCTTCTGACGGCGGGCTTACACCTTGCCGTCGTGGATCACCACCGACAAGGTGGTGCGCGGCGGCACCGTCACGCTCTCCCGGTACGTCCCCTTGACCTGACGCCGCACGACTGGCGCCATCGCATACGGCGCCAGCTTGCCCTGTAGCTCTGCGGGCAGCTTGCGCGTGGCGACCTGGGTCTGCAGGTCGATGGCGGGCAGCGGGTAGTCGGCGTCGGTGCGCGCCGGA from Cupriavidus pauculus includes these protein-coding regions:
- a CDS encoding TonB-dependent receptor family protein; this encodes MKRATPWRRVAVLPAAALTCAAFAQSATVPGAESSSIQTLPTVTATAQAVGSLTAPGLARQRQSLFQSAGSVGFVEAQSFANTYAYDLRDVLKDSPGVYVQDRYGQELRLSVRGSGVARGFHTRGIEILQDGVPTNFADGSGDFYQIDPLSLTAAEVYKGGNGLAYGSTTLGGAINFTTPTALTAEAPNMVRVDGGSFGTIRGSGQVSRQIGQWDFLANATVSHAEGWRNHERGQYEQINANVGYRFSPAVETRFYFGAYIVDQLLPGALTLNQALTTPRMASASALAGDQARNTRTERLANVTSIRLDNGQIDFTTWGIHKSLYHPIFQVVDQDSWTYGFAPRYTGTFTLGGMRNQLIAGARFFGGNNNARQYVNVNGDRGAQTLNARQDAYNYEAYLEDRLYVLPTVALMAGAKAYRNRREYTDFGGLPANPAAKSDATTFSGVNPKFGVLWEPKPDIQAFVDITRSADVPDFSDLNQTIGTTQQFVPLAAQHGWTLELGTRGKWDRFAWDVTAYRSLLRDQLLQYTVSADIPASTFNAGKTVLQGVELGASAELLRDVAARGDKVTVSQIWNYSDFRFDNDPVYGNNRIAGVPKHVLRTTLAYSRNSRLRVAGTIDWVPSGAYVDYANTLKVPSYVLFGIEASYEFERGVTLFLDARNLADKRYISDFSTVTDARTANTSVFYPGVGRAFYAGVRYRF
- the metE gene encoding 5-methyltetrahydropteroyltriglutamate--homocysteine S-methyltransferase; the protein is MAQTHVLGFPRIGARRELKFAQEAFWRGETSEAALRETGATLRRRHWQLQADAGLATVAAGDFAWYDQMLGLTTLLGALPARFGFDAAALTLAQYFALARGNAEQPAMEMTKWFDTNYHYIVPELDADSRFDGGTTWFFDDIDEALAQGLPVRPALIGPVTYLWLSKSHVAGFDRLTLLPKVVEAYRRILSQLHARGIEWVQIDEPALCLDLPPAWRDAYDHAYAALADSGVKLLLATYFDTAEDHAARVATLPVHGFHIDLVRAPQQLQAWLAVLPATAVLSAGVIDGRNIWRADLRKVLATVAPLHAKLGDRLWLAPSCSLLHVPVSLDAETRLDPELRSWLAFATEKLDELHTLATALVHGEAAVADKLAAADAALASRRSSRRVVNQQVQKRLAAVTADMAERASPFDHRIVRQRDALKLPPLPTTTIGSFPQTPAIRQTRAAYKRGDIGALEYLERIRGEIELAVRKQEALGLDVLVHGEAERNDMVEYFGEQLCGYAFTENGWVQSYGSRCVKPPVIFGDVYRPEPMTVDTARFAQSLTDKPMKGMLTGPVTMLQWSFVRDDQPRAQTARQLALAIRDEVCDLEAAGIRVIQIDEPALREGLPLRQADWAAYLEWAVQAFRLSASGVGDETQIHTHMCYAEFNDILPAIAAMDADVITIETSRSAMELLEGFGAFDYPNEIGPGVYDIHSPRVPTVSAMTRLLERACEVIPPERLWVNPDCGLKTRGWPETEAALANMVSAARALRQTLAGQAGTQWKRASRPAAGVAHAAGSHVHGAACGPSCTGQAAL